The DNA sequence CCGCAGGCCCGGGCCTCCCTCGTGGGGCGCAACCCCTCCCCCGCGACGCTCGCCCTCGCCGGCGACGGGCTGACCGTCACCGGCACCGTCCCCGACGTGCAGCCCTACCTGCAGCAGGCCCGCGTCGCGCTGGCCCCGCTGCGCGCGGGGGGCGGCACGCGGCTGAAGATCCTCGAGGCGCTGGCCGCGGGCCGCCCCGTCGTGGCCACCTCGGTCGGCGCCGACGGGCTGGAGGACCTCGTCGGGTCCGGGGTGGTCGTCGCCGACGACCCGCGCGAGTTCGCGGCCCGCGTCGTGGAACTGCTCGACGACCCCGCACGGGCGCAGGACCTCGGGCGCGCGGGCGCCGCCGCCGTGGCGGACCGCTACAGCTGGGACCGGGTGCTGACCCCCTGGGCGGACGCCGTGCAGGAGCTCGTCGCCCGCGCCGACCCCGAACCGCCCCGGGCCTCCCCCGCCCGCACCCTGCCCCGTCCCCGACCGGGGCAGGCCCTGGCCGGCGACGGCGTCGCCGGGTCGGCGTCGACGGTGATCACCGACCTCCAGCAGTCCACCCTGGCCGCCTTCCGGCCGCTGCTGGAGGGCCGCGACGTGGCGCTGCTGGACTTCCCCAACCACAGCAACTGCGGGGACAGCGCCATCTGGCGCGGGGAGGTCGCCGTCGCCGAGGCCCTGGGGTGCCGGGTGGTGTACCGCTGCGAGACCGGCACCTACCGGCGCGAGGACATCGCCAGGCTGCCGGAGTCCACGGCCGTCCTCCTGCACGGCGGGGGCAACTTCGGCGACCTGTGGCCGCACTTCCACGCCTTCCGCGAGCGGGTCATCGCCGACTTCCCCGACCGCCGCATCATCCAGATGCCGCAGTCCATCCACTTCCAGGACCCGGCCGCGCTGCGCCGCACGCAGCAGCTCATCGCCGCCCACCGCGACTTCGTGCTCGTGGTCCGCGACCACCAGAGCCACGCCCTCGCGCGCACGTCCTTCGACTGCCAGGTCCTGCTCGCCCCGGACATGGCCTTCATGCTGGGCGCCCGTCCCCGCACCCACGCCGCGACGCAGCCGATCCTGGCCCTGGCGCGCACCGACCACGAGACCCTCGGCGAGGCACTGGACCCGGTGGCCCGGGCCGAGGGCCTGAACCCCGTCGACTGGGGCCGGCCGCGCCCGCCGGCCCACCACCCCGAGGGGTTCCTCATCCGGCTGGACCTCGGCCTGGACCGGTTGCCGCCGCCGCTGCGCACCCTCGGGCTCCTGGAGCGCCGGCAGGGGTGGATCTACGAGTGGCAGGCGGAGAAGCAGCTCCAGCGGGGTCTGGAGCACCTCAGCCGTGGGGAGGTCGTGGTGACCGACCGGCTGCACGCGCACCTGCTGGCGGAGCTGCTGGGCATCCCGCACGTCGCCATGGACTCCGGCTACGGCAAGATCCGCAGCTACCACGAGACGTGGCTCGCCGACTCCCCCCTGGCCCACGTCGAGACGACGGCCAAGGGGGCCGTGGAGAAGGCGCGCCAGCTGAGCGAGGAACTGGTCGCCCGGTGACGGCCCCGTCGGACCCCTCGGCCCCGGAGGCGGGCCCGGCGTCGCCCGAGGCCCCCGCGACCGGGCGGGCGCACGGCGTGGGCGCGCGCGCGATGCGCGGCGCGCTGTGGTCGGTGCTGGAGAAGTGGGGTTCGCGCCTCACCCAGCTGCTCGTCTTCGTGCTGCTGGGCCGGCTGCTGGACCCGACCGTCTTCGGGGTGATCGCGCTCGCGTCCGTGGTGCTGGACCTGGTGCGCATCCTCGTCGACCAGGGTTTCAGCCAGGCCATCGTCGTGGAGAAGGAGCCCGACCGGGCCTTCCTGAGCACCGCCTTCTGGGTGGGTCTGGCCACCTCGGCGGCCCTGACCGCGGCGATGTTCTTCACCGCCCCGCTCGTGGCGGACTTCTACGACGAGCCGCAGCTGGTGGGCGTCCTGCGCTGGCTCTCCCTGGGCTTCGTGCTGCAGGCCGCCTCCAGCGTGCCGACGGCCCTGCTGTCCCGGGAGTTCAGGTTCCGCGAGCTCGCCCAGCGCCGTCTGGTGTCCGTCTTCCTGGGGGGCCTGGCCGGGGTGGTGCTCGCCGCCTGCGGGGCGGGCGTGTGGAGCCTGGTCACCCAGACCCTGGTCACCACGGGCAGCGCCGTCGCCATCCTCTACGCGGCGACGCGGTTCCGCCCCAGCCTCACCTTCGCCCGCGGGCACTGGCGGCGGCTGGTGCGCTTCAGCGGTGGCGTGCTCGGGGTCGACCTCATGACCTGGCTGGTGAACAACGTCGACAAGCTCATCGTGGGCGCGGTGCTGGGCACGAAGGCGCTGGGGTACTACTACATCGCCTGGCGCATCCTCATGCTCGTCACCGAGGTGATGACGGGGGTGATGTCCGCCGTCGCGCTGCCGGTGTTCTCCCGGATGAGCGACGACCGGGAGCTGACCGTCCGGGCCCTGTTCCGGGCCACCAAGCTCTCCGTCTCGCTCGCCGCGCCGATCTTCATCGCCGTCCTGGTGCTGGCTCCCGACCTCGTCCCGGTGGTCTTCGGGTCCCAGTGGCGCGACGCGGTCCCGCTGACCCAGGTCCTGAGCGTGGTCGGCCTGGTGTACTCCGTCACCTTCTTCGACCGCAGCGTGCTGTACGCCGCGGGACGGCCCGGTCTGGAGCTCATCGTCTCCGCGGCCACCGCGGCGGGGACGGCGGCCGCCGCGTTCGTCGGCTCCCAGTGGAGCCTGATGCTCGTGTGCGTCCTGCTCGCGGTCCGCTCCTACGGCCTGTGGCCGTTGCGCCTGACGTTCCTGCACAAGGTCACCGGGCTGTCCGTCGCGCGGTACCTCCTGCAGTGGGTGCGCCCGGTGCTGGCCACCGCGCCGGCCGCCGGTGCCGGCCTCGCCGTCCGCGCGCTGCTGGACGACACCTACCCGGTGCTCCGGCTGGTCCTGGCCGGGACGGCGATGGGGGCGGTCTTCCTGCTGGCGCTCCTGGTCATCGACCGCCGCTTCGTGCGCGAGACCGCCTCGATGCTCCGTTCGGCCGGACGGCGTCGGGGCGGCGGCGGTGCCCCGGCCCCGGTGACCGCCCCGGCCGGGGCGGAGGGCTGACCCTGCGCCGCAGGACCCTGCTGGCCGCCGTCGCCGGGACCGTGGTGCTGGGCAGTGCCGTGACGCTGGCCGTCACCGGGGACGGATCCCCGGAGGCGTCCGTCCGGCCGTCCTCGGAGCGCTCGGGACTGCCGTGGCCGAGCGGCGGGTCGGACGACGCGGGGATCGCCGAGTTCGAGCGCTGGCGCGGCCGGCGGGCGGACGTGCGGGTCATGTGGAACAGCACGAGCACCTGGGCCGAGGCCGAGCCCGCGCAGGGTCTGCGGGAGGCGCGGGAGCAGGGCGAGCCGCGGCTGATCAGCTACGCCGTCCCCCTCGTCACCGAGGAGTCCGGGCAGGACCTGCGGGCCTGCGCCGCCGGGGCCAACGACCGGCGCTTCCGCGTCATGGCGCGCAACGTCGTCGACAACGGTTTCGGCTCGGCGATCGTGCGGATCGGGTGGGAGGGTTCGGCGAGCTGGTACCCGTGGGGGGTCACCAACCCCGTGAACGGCGGGGTGCAGGAGGCGCAGCGCGCGTTCCGGGAGGGTTTCCGCCGCTGCGCCGCCGCGTTCCGCGAGGTCGCCCCGGACGTGCGCATCGAGCTGAACTACGGCTCGGCCCGCGGCCGGACCAACGTCGCCGACGTCTACCCGGGGGACGAGTACGTGGACGTCGTCGGCAACGACGTGTACCTGTCCCCGGACGTCCGCAGCGCCCAGGACTGGCAGCGGGCCTGCCGCGCCGGGACCGCCGAACGGCCGGTGGGTCTGCAGCGGTACGCGGAGTTCGCGCGCGCGCACGGCAAGCTCTTCGCCGTGGCGGAGTGGGGGCTGGACACCACCGAGGCCCCGGACGCCGACGCGGTGGCCTACGTCGAGGGCATGGCGCGCCTGTTCCGCGACCACCGCGACGTCCTGGCCTACGAGGGGTACTACAACCGCACGAACGACGCGGCGGCACCGTGCAGGTTCCGTCTCGACGAGGGCTGCAACCCCGCGGCGGCGGCCGCCTACCTGCGCCTGTTCGGCGCCGCGGCCACCGCCGCGTGACCACGACGACGGCGGTCGCCGGGGTTTCCCGGCGACCGCCGTGGTGGTGCCGCGCCACCGGACCGGGTCCTGGTCAGGAACCCGCCGGTGACGCCGTGCGCAGCACCCTGTACCGGCGCGTCAGCGTCTGGGCCGGTCCTGCGGCTGGGTCAACCTACCGTCGTGCCGCCGACGGTGAAGGTCGCGGTCTGGGTGATCGAGGGCAGGTTGTAGCGGCTGACGACGACCGTCATCGTGTGCGTGCCGGGCGTCCAGGTGCTGACGTCGGTGGGCAGGGCGGTGGGGGAGATCGGGGACGTGCCGCCGAAGTCGTAGGGCGCCGTGGACTCCGTCTTGCTGGGGGTCCCGGTCGCCGCCTTGTCCAGGTAGAAGTACACGGCGCGCGTGGAGCTCTTGGGGACGTTGACGTCGATGTAGTTCGCGCCCTGCAGGTTCGCACCGTTCAGGTCGTACTTGGTGGAGTTCACGTCGGCGTCGACCCGCACCCGGATCAGGGTCGTGCTCGTGGCGGCGGTGCCGGTGGTCACCGGCGTTGCCGTGGGGGCGAAACCGCCGACCCACAGCTTCTGGTAGAGCGCGGCGGCCTTGGGGAAGTTCCCGGTGTTCAGCGCGTGCTTCTCGCAGTCGGTGACGTCCTTGTTGAAGTAGCTCTCGTACGCCACGTCGTTGTTCGCGATGTAGTCGTGCAGCTTCTGGACGAAGTAGGTGTCGTCCCCGCTGTCCCAGCCGTCGCAGCTCTTGGTCAGGCCCCACTCGGAGAACGCGATCCGCTTGCCGTGCGCCTTGCCGAACTCCGCCAGCCACTTCAGCCCGCCGGCCTGGTTGTACATGTTGGCCCAGCGCTCGACGTACTGGTCGGGGCGGAAGCTCTGGCTGTGGTCGTAGAGGGACTGGCCGACGATGTCGACGTAGGCGTCACCGGGGTACGCCGTGGCGGAGTCGAACTGCCCCATGTTGTTGCCGCTGCCGGGCGACCAGTTGAAGGAGAAGTTCGCGCCGGGGACCGAGCGCATGGTCGTGACGATCTGGCGCCAGTAGGCGATCCAGGAGGCGGGGTCCTTCTTGGCGCTCCACTGGAAGCTGTCGGAGTTGAACTCCCAGCCGACCCGCAGGATGGCGTTGCCCTGGTTGTTCTTGACCAGCAGTTCGGCGAGCTGCTTGAAGTAGGTGTTGTACTGCCCGGTCGCCCCCTGCTGGATGGACACCCCGGAGGTCTCGGGCAGCATGGGGACCGCCCAGGCCATGCGGTGGTAGCCGCCGGAGTACAGGCCCACGCCCCACTGCCAGGAGGAGATGTCGCTCCAGGTCGCGTCGGGCAGGAAGGCGGTCGTCACGGCGACGTCCTTGCCGGTCCACTGGCCCCACTCGGTGACGGGACCGCGCGAGCCGGTGGAGAACACGCCGGTCTGGACGTCCGCGTAGGCCGAGGCGGACGAGGCGCCGACCGTGGCGGTGGCGACCAGCGTGGCGCCCGCGACGGCGGCGGCGGCGGCGAGGCTGGTGAGACGGGTGCGACGGGAGGTGCCGTTCCTGCGCATGGGAGGGGTCCTCTCAGGACAAACGGTGCTGGGCGAAGGTGGTGCGCCGGCCGCCGGGTCAGCAGCTCAGCTCGGTTGCTGATGGAGTTCTCGGGCCCCCTCGGACCGCCCTTGAAGGATCGGTTCGCGTCAGGGCGAGACAAAACACTTTCGGGCGCGTAACGACCACGGGGAGTGACGATCTTCAGTCGTTCCCGCCTCGTCCCCCCACCTGGGAGGGGGTGCCGGTGACGACCCCCGACGGGGTCGCCGGGACGGGACCGCGGACGGCAGCGGGGCGGACCGGTGGGACACCGCCCCGGGGTGCCGGCCGGCGCGCACCGCGCTGCGCGAGAACGCAGGTCGTGGCAGGAAGGGCGGACGCCGGCACGTACCGGCGCTTGACGCGCGGGCGATTGCCACTAGAGTTTCTCGACACCGGCTGATTCACTCGATCGGCGGAGGTGCGACAGCACGTTGTCATCGATCGATGTGGAGCGTCGCGAACCAGTGGCCATCCCTGCGTAGCGCGAGAACCGACAGTCCGCCGAAGAGTGATCGAGCATGACGATCCGTCACCACACGACGTCGTCGCTCTCGTGGTGGGGTCCGGGACCCCTCGGCGCCGGTGCGCCGCGGGGATCCAGAGAACAGTCCGTGCGTGGACGGGGCCAGCGGGCCTCGACAGAGGAGACACCGTGGCGATGCCCGTCCGAACGACGTCCAGCGCTGGCGACCGGTCCCCGGGCCGGGTCAGCACCGCCGTGGCCCTGGGGTGCCTGGCCGTGACGGCCTACACGCACGTGGGGTACCCGGTCCTCGTGCGCCTCGCGGCCCGGTACCGGGGGCAGGCGGCGGCGGACGACGGGACGGACGCCGTGCTGCCCACCCTGACCGTGGTCGTGCCCGCCCACGACGAGGAGGAGTTCATCGGTCGCAAGATCGAGGACACCCTGGCCCAGGGGTACCCCGCCCACCTCCTCGAGGTCCTCGTCGTCGACGACGGCTCGCAGGACGGCACGGCGGACGTCGTGCGTGCCGCCGTCGCCGCGGGCGCGCCGGTCCGCCTGGTGCAGCAGGCCGTGCGCGGCGGCAAGAGCTCGGCCCTCAACCGCGGCGTGCGCGAGGCCGGCGGTGAGGTCGTCGTCTTCACCGACGCCAACGGCTCGCTGGTCCCCGGCTCCCTGCGAGCGATCGTGGCGCCCTTCCTCGACCCCCGGGTGGCGGTCGTGTCGGGGGCCAAGAAGCCCGTCGGCGCCGGTGCCCACGGTGAGGGCGAGTCGACCTACCAGCGCCTCGAGAGCGGCCTGAAGACCGCGGAGAGCGCCTTCGGCGCCGTGGTCGGCGCGGACGGCGGCATCTTCGCCGTCCGCCGCAGCACCTACAAGCCGATCCCGCCCGGGGTCTACGCCGACGACTACTGGATCCCGCTGGCCGCCCTGGAGCAGGGCCACCGCGTCGCCCACGTCTCCCGGGCCTGCGCCGTCGAGGCGGTCTCCCTGACCAAGAGGGACGACTTCGAGCGCCGCACCCGGATCTCGGCCGGCATCTGGCAGGGCACCGTCGCCAAGGCGCGGCTGGCCGACCCCCGCCGGGGCTGGGTCGCCCTGGCCTTCGTGTCCCACCGCGTCCTGCGCACCGCGGTGGTCCCCCCGCTGCTCGTCGTGGCCTTCGGGGCCTCCGCCCGCGCCGCCCGGCGCAGCGTCCCGATGCGCGTCCTGTGGGGCGCGCAGGTCCTGGGCTGGTCGGCGGCCGGTGTCGGTGCGGTGACCAACTCCCGGTCGCTGGCCCTGCCGTACCAGTTCGCGCTGGTGAACGTCGCCGCGGTGCGCGGTGGCCTGCGCCAGCTCCTGGGCCGCCAGAGCGGGCTGTGGAAGCAGACGAGCCGCGGTGCGTGGTCCGCCCCCGGGGCCGTGGACCAGCCGCAGGCCTCCACCGAGCACGTGGTCATCGACCTCACGGCCGCCGAGCAGGCGTCCGCCCGCACCGGCCTCGCGCAGGAGGAGACGGTGGACGCGCCGGTCCGCTGACGCCGTGACCCGCCGAGCGGGACGTCGTCCCCCACCGACGACGGTCGGCGGGGGACGCGCGGCTCAGCCGGCGACGGCGTCCCCGGCCCGGACGTCGTCGAGCCGGATCTCGCGCAGGTCCACGACGGCGTCCAGCGCCTGCACGAGGCGCTCGGTCACCTCCGCCACCTCGCCGAGGCCGTCGACCGAGCGCAAGACCGCCCGTTCGGAGTAGACCTGCACCAGCGGAGCGGTCTGTTCGAGGTACACGCGCTGCCGGTTGCGGATGACGTCCTCGGTGTCGTCGGACCGTCCCTGGGCCTGCCCGCGCGCCACGAGGCGGCGCACCAGCTCGTCGGTGTCGGCCGTGATCTCCAGGACCCGGTCGAGCTGCGCGCCGGACTCGGCGAGCATCCCGTCGAGCTCACGGACCTGCTCGGTGGTCCGCGGGTAGCCGTCGAGGATGAACCCCGCGGCGGCGTCGGGCTGCTGCAGCCGGTCGCGGACCATGGCGTTGGTCACGCTGTCGGGCACGTACTCCCCCGCGTCGAGGTAGCGCTTCACGGTGAGACCGAGCTCGGTCTCACCCGCCACGTTGGCGCGGAAGATGTCCCCTGTGGAGATGGCGGGCACGCCCAGCCGCTCGGACAGCAGCGCCGCCTGGGTGCCCTTGCCGGCGCCCGGCGGGCCGAGGAGGACGAGTCGCGTCATGGCATGAACCCTTCGTCGGTGGTCGAGCTGATCATCTCCGAGTCGTGCCTCGAGCGAGCGTCAACCAGGTGTCCACCACAGTGTCGGGGTTGAGCGAGACGGTGTCGATCCCCTCCTCGAGCAGCCAGCGGGCCAGGTCGGGGTGGTCGCTGGGGCCCTGACCGCAGATGCCGACGTACTTCCCGCGCTCCTTGCAGGCCCGGATCGCCGTCGCGATGAGGCTCTTGACGGCCGGGTCGCGCTCGTCGAAGGAGCCCGCGACGAGGGCGGAGTCGCGGTCCAGGCCCAGCGTCAGCTGGGTGAGGTCGTTGGAGCCGATGGAGAAGCCGTCGAAGTGCTCCAGGAACTGCCCGGCCTGCAGGACGTTGGAGGGCAGCTCGCACATCATGACGACCTGCAGCCCGTTCTCGCCGCGGCGCAGCCCGTGCCGGGCCAGCAGGTCGACGACACCGCGCGCCTCGGCGACGGTCCGCACGAACGGCACCATGACCTTCACGTTCGTCAGGCCCATCTCGTCGCGCACGAAGCGCAGCGCTTCGCACTCCATCGCGAAGCAGTCGGCGAAGTCGGGCGACAGGTAGCGGGAGGCGCCGCGGAACCCCAGCATCGGGTTCTCCTCGTGCGGCTCGTAGCGCTCACCGCCCAGCAGGTTGGCGTACTCGTTGGACTTGAAGTCCGACAACCGCACGATGACCGGGTGCGGGGCGAACGCCGCCGCGATCGTCGCCACGCCCTCGGCGACGCGGGAGACGAAGAACTCCCGCGGGCCCGGGTAGGCCGCGGCGCGGGCCAGGACCTGCTCGCGCAGCTCCACCGGCAGGGTGCCGGCCTCCAGCAGCGCCCGCGGGTGCACACCGATCTGCCGGTTGACGATGAACTCCAGCCGGGCCAGACCGACCCCGCGGTGCGGCAGCGTCGAGAACGCGAACGCCTGCTCGGGGGTCCCGACGTTCATCATGACGTCCACGTCGACGGCCGGCATGTCGTCCAGCCGCGTCTGCTCGACCGTGAACTCCAGCACCCCGTCGAGGACGAGACCGGTGTCCCCCTCGGCGCACGAGACGGTGACCGCGCGGCCGTCGGTCAGCACCGCGGTGGCGTTCCCGGCGCCGACGACGGCGGGGATGCCCAGTTCGCGGGCGATGATGGCGGCGTGGCAGGTCCGCCCGCCGCGGTTCGTCACGATGGCCGCCGCGCGTTTCATGACGGGTTCCCAGTCGGGGTCCGTCATGTCCGCCACGAGGACGTCGCCGGGGGTGAACGCGTGCATCTGCGCGAGGTCGTCGAGGACCCGCACGGGCCCGGCGCCGATGCGCTGCCCGATGGCCCGGCCCTCGACGAGCACGGTGCGGGGGGTGTCGCCCCGCTCCTGCAGGCGGTACCGCGTCAGCACGGCCCCCTCCGTCCGCGACTGGACGGTCTCGGGACGGGCCTGCACGACGTACAACCGGCCGTCGAGACCGTCCTTGGCCCACTCCACGTCCATGGGCCGGCCGTAGTGCTCCTCGATGAGCAGCGCCGTGCGGGCCAGGTCGGTGACCTCGGCGTCGGTCAGGCTGAACCGGACGCGCTCGTCGGCCGGCACCTCCACCGTCAGGACGCCCGAACCGCTCGCCGGGTAGACCGTCTTGACCGCCTTGGTGCCCACCGACCGCCGCAGCAGCGCAGGCCGGCCCGCCCGCGGCGCGGGTTTGTGGACGTAGAACTCGTCGGGGTTCACCGCTCCCCGCACGACCGTCTCGCCCAGACCGTACGAGGAGGTGATGAACACCGAGTGGTCCACGCCGGTCTCGGTGTCGATCGCGAACAGCACCCCCGAGGCGGCCAGGTCCGAGCGCACCATGCGCTGGACGCCGGCGGACAGCGCGACGGCCGCGTGGTCGAAACCCCGGTGGACCCGGTAGGAGATCGCGCGGTCGTTGTACAGGGAGGCGAACACGTCACGGACCGCCTGCAGCACGGCGTCGATCCCCCGCACGTTGAGGAACGTCTCCTGCTGCCCCGCGAACGAGGCGTCGGGCAGGTCCTCGGCCGTCGCGCTGGACCGCACCGCCACGGAGGCCTCCTCGCCCAGCCCGTGCACGAGGTCGGCGTACGCCGCGCGGACGTCGGCCTCGAGGTCGGCCGGGAACGGCTGGCGGGCCACGGCGTCACGGATCCGCTTGCCCACCAGCGTCAGGGCCTGCACGTCGTCGGCGTCCAGGGCCGCGAGCTCGGCCTCGACGAAACCGGCCAGCCCGTCGTGGGCGACGAACCGGCGGAACGCGACGGGGACACGGGGACCTCCGGGGGTGGGTTCGTCAGGAAGGACGGCGGGCGAGGTGCTGCAGGACGACGGTGGACATCTCCTCCACCGACGTCGTGGAGGAGTCGAGGACGGGCAACCCGTGGGCGGCGTACAACCGGCCCGCGCGGGACAGTTCCCACGAGCACTGCTCCCGGGTGCTGTAGCGGGAGCCGGGGCGACGTTCGGCTCGGACCTGGCTGAGCCGCAGCGGGGTCGTCGTGATGCCGAAGCAGCGCGACCCCAGGTCCCGCACCGGGCGGGGCAGGTCGGTGGTCTCGAGGTCCTCGGTCAGCAGGGGGTAGTTCGCGACGAGCACCCCGTGCTGCAGGGCGAGGTGCATCGTCGTGGGCGTCTTGCCGCAGCGCGACGGTGCCAGCAGCACGACGTCGGCCTTGTCCAGGGCCCGCAGGCTGCCGCCGTCGTCGTGCTCGATCGCGTACTCGACGGCCTGCGTGCGGGCGTTGTAGCGGCGGACGTCGCCGACCCCGTGCAACCGCAGCGGCCGGCGCACGCCGCTGGTCCCCAGGAGCTGCTCGACCCGGCTCAGGTGCAGGTCGAAGAAGTCGATGAGCGGGCACGCGCTCGTGTGCAGGATCTCGCAGATCGGGGCGAGCGCGGTCGTCGTGAACGCCAGCGGCCGCACGGGCCCGCGCACCGCCTCGTCGAGGACGGCGACCGCGGCGCGCGCGTCGGCCTCGGTGGCGGTGAACGGGATGAGCGTGCGCTCGAAGTGCAGGCCGGGGAACTGCAGGAGCAGTGCGTCGCCCATCGTCTCGGCGCTGATCCCGGTCGAGTCGGACAGGAAGAACACCGGCACGACCGAGGACCCGGCGGTGACGGTCGCGGTTCCTCCCGGCATCGACGCGGCGACCGGTCGCACACCAGGGAACTGTTCCCGGTCCCCGGTGCGGGCACAACGACCGCGTCGGGTGAAGTTCGAGGGTCCTTCACGCGGACCGACGGTTGCGGGCGGCGGCCACGGCCGCACCGCCCCGTCCCGGGCCCGTCGAAACCCCGGAAGTTCCGGAGGGGTCAGCTTCGCACCACGCTCCGCCGGACCGCGCCGCGGGTTCCGGGGCCGGGTCCCTGCACCGTCGCACGTCGTGCGCAACCCGGGGAGGGCCCACCCGGACCCGTCCGGATGAACCTCCGTCCCGGGCGGGCGCGAGCGGTCGCCGTCCCCTAGCTTCGCGGGACCGGTGGCGGTGCCGCCCCGGACCGCCGCGACCCGAGGACCACACCATGCGTCTCACCCGTCGTTCCACCCTGCCCGCGCTCGCCGCGGCGACCCTG is a window from the Kineococcus rhizosphaerae genome containing:
- a CDS encoding adenylate kinase, whose translation is MTRLVLLGPPGAGKGTQAALLSERLGVPAISTGDIFRANVAGETELGLTVKRYLDAGEYVPDSVTNAMVRDRLQQPDAAAGFILDGYPRTTEQVRELDGMLAESGAQLDRVLEITADTDELVRRLVARGQAQGRSDDTEDVIRNRQRVYLEQTAPLVQVYSERAVLRSVDGLGEVAEVTERLVQALDAVVDLREIRLDDVRAGDAVAG
- a CDS encoding glycosyltransferase family 2 protein, producing MPVRTTSSAGDRSPGRVSTAVALGCLAVTAYTHVGYPVLVRLAARYRGQAAADDGTDAVLPTLTVVVPAHDEEEFIGRKIEDTLAQGYPAHLLEVLVVDDGSQDGTADVVRAAVAAGAPVRLVQQAVRGGKSSALNRGVREAGGEVVVFTDANGSLVPGSLRAIVAPFLDPRVAVVSGAKKPVGAGAHGEGESTYQRLESGLKTAESAFGAVVGADGGIFAVRRSTYKPIPPGVYADDYWIPLAALEQGHRVAHVSRACAVEAVSLTKRDDFERRTRISAGIWQGTVAKARLADPRRGWVALAFVSHRVLRTAVVPPLLVVAFGASARAARRSVPMRVLWGAQVLGWSAAGVGAVTNSRSLALPYQFALVNVAAVRGGLRQLLGRQSGLWKQTSRGAWSAPGAVDQPQASTEHVVIDLTAAEQASARTGLAQEETVDAPVR
- a CDS encoding glycosyltransferase; the protein is MVTKFTPFPADGGGKLRSLAVLRRLASMGPTTLCCFADGTGDADALRAEGITVHEVPWTPGPLTVAKGILPAGSLSAARFHDARLAAVVREQVARQRPDLLQVEYSQLAPHLRAEGARVRALDCHNAEAALVASYAASAPPLRKVAALVEARLLERVERAGLLAADLVSVVSAKDAERLPVQPRRLVTALNGWEPRPLLEPASDPVAVFVGVLGWQPNADAAQWLAQQVWPHVRASLPQARASLVGRNPSPATLALAGDGLTVTGTVPDVQPYLQQARVALAPLRAGGGTRLKILEALAAGRPVVATSVGADGLEDLVGSGVVVADDPREFAARVVELLDDPARAQDLGRAGAAAVADRYSWDRVLTPWADAVQELVARADPEPPRASPARTLPRPRPGQALAGDGVAGSASTVITDLQQSTLAAFRPLLEGRDVALLDFPNHSNCGDSAIWRGEVAVAEALGCRVVYRCETGTYRREDIARLPESTAVLLHGGGNFGDLWPHFHAFRERVIADFPDRRIIQMPQSIHFQDPAALRRTQQLIAAHRDFVLVVRDHQSHALARTSFDCQVLLAPDMAFMLGARPRTHAATQPILALARTDHETLGEALDPVARAEGLNPVDWGRPRPPAHHPEGFLIRLDLGLDRLPPPLRTLGLLERRQGWIYEWQAEKQLQRGLEHLSRGEVVVTDRLHAHLLAELLGIPHVAMDSGYGKIRSYHETWLADSPLAHVETTAKGAVEKARQLSEELVAR
- a CDS encoding glycosyl hydrolase — protein: MLGSAVTLAVTGDGSPEASVRPSSERSGLPWPSGGSDDAGIAEFERWRGRRADVRVMWNSTSTWAEAEPAQGLREAREQGEPRLISYAVPLVTEESGQDLRACAAGANDRRFRVMARNVVDNGFGSAIVRIGWEGSASWYPWGVTNPVNGGVQEAQRAFREGFRRCAAAFREVAPDVRIELNYGSARGRTNVADVYPGDEYVDVVGNDVYLSPDVRSAQDWQRACRAGTAERPVGLQRYAEFARAHGKLFAVAEWGLDTTEAPDADAVAYVEGMARLFRDHRDVLAYEGYYNRTNDAAAPCRFRLDEGCNPAAAAAYLRLFGAAATAA
- a CDS encoding glycoside hydrolase family 26 protein, whose translation is MRRNGTSRRTRLTSLAAAAAVAGATLVATATVGASSASAYADVQTGVFSTGSRGPVTEWGQWTGKDVAVTTAFLPDATWSDISSWQWGVGLYSGGYHRMAWAVPMLPETSGVSIQQGATGQYNTYFKQLAELLVKNNQGNAILRVGWEFNSDSFQWSAKKDPASWIAYWRQIVTTMRSVPGANFSFNWSPGSGNNMGQFDSATAYPGDAYVDIVGQSLYDHSQSFRPDQYVERWANMYNQAGGLKWLAEFGKAHGKRIAFSEWGLTKSCDGWDSGDDTYFVQKLHDYIANNDVAYESYFNKDVTDCEKHALNTGNFPKAAALYQKLWVGGFAPTATPVTTGTAATSTTLIRVRVDADVNSTKYDLNGANLQGANYIDVNVPKSSTRAVYFYLDKAATGTPSKTESTAPYDFGGTSPISPTALPTDVSTWTPGTHTMTVVVSRYNLPSITQTATFTVGGTTVG
- a CDS encoding lipopolysaccharide biosynthesis protein — translated: MTAPSDPSAPEAGPASPEAPATGRAHGVGARAMRGALWSVLEKWGSRLTQLLVFVLLGRLLDPTVFGVIALASVVLDLVRILVDQGFSQAIVVEKEPDRAFLSTAFWVGLATSAALTAAMFFTAPLVADFYDEPQLVGVLRWLSLGFVLQAASSVPTALLSREFRFRELAQRRLVSVFLGGLAGVVLAACGAGVWSLVTQTLVTTGSAVAILYAATRFRPSLTFARGHWRRLVRFSGGVLGVDLMTWLVNNVDKLIVGAVLGTKALGYYYIAWRILMLVTEVMTGVMSAVALPVFSRMSDDRELTVRALFRATKLSVSLAAPIFIAVLVLAPDLVPVVFGSQWRDAVPLTQVLSVVGLVYSVTFFDRSVLYAAGRPGLELIVSAATAAGTAAAAFVGSQWSLMLVCVLLAVRSYGLWPLRLTFLHKVTGLSVARYLLQWVRPVLATAPAAGAGLAVRALLDDTYPVLRLVLAGTAMGAVFLLALLVIDRRFVRETASMLRSAGRRRGGGGAPAPVTAPAGAEG
- a CDS encoding pyruvate, water dikinase regulatory protein — its product is MPGGTATVTAGSSVVPVFFLSDSTGISAETMGDALLLQFPGLHFERTLIPFTATEADARAAVAVLDEAVRGPVRPLAFTTTALAPICEILHTSACPLIDFFDLHLSRVEQLLGTSGVRRPLRLHGVGDVRRYNARTQAVEYAIEHDDGGSLRALDKADVVLLAPSRCGKTPTTMHLALQHGVLVANYPLLTEDLETTDLPRPVRDLGSRCFGITTTPLRLSQVRAERRPGSRYSTREQCSWELSRAGRLYAAHGLPVLDSSTTSVEEMSTVVLQHLARRPS